The Maylandia zebra isolate NMK-2024a linkage group LG14, Mzebra_GT3a, whole genome shotgun sequence genome includes the window attaaaACACACCTTTATTTTTGAATACCTACaaaattttattaataatttttttaattatttattaataatttaataaccACAGACAGTGGTAAAATACCTGGCCTCTCCTTTGCCAAAATCTTGTCCTGGTTTAATGCAACCTTCTCCTCTTGAATGAACATCCGGTCGATCATCACCATCTCTGCCGAGGGGCCCAGTCTCTGCTCATGTTCATATGCCAAACAGCATCACTTTTAAAATCAATTCAGGACAAAAACGCACTAAGAATGCTTGCAGTGAACATGCTGATTTATAAACTTACTTTTGACTCTGCAAAGAGCAGGTAACGATATTTATCCAGCATGGCCTGAGTTCTTTTCAGCAGCTGGCTGGAGACCTTCTCAAATTCATCATCCACTGTGTAAAAGAGAACCAAATTGTTGAAAATTCTCAACTATAAATCAAGCAATACATTGgtagctagggatgggtaccgatATCTGGTGCCACGATGGCagcggttctgacataaacggtagtaaccagaccgaaaagcagcgcacatttcggtgcttttttttctgagatgtcatacactttggattctagccaatcattttacgtttctgaggatagtaggcgggtccaggtacgtaagttcttttagagcagagctacagattaaaaatgcccaaggcgaagcggtcaaaagtctggctgtacttcacagcaaaagatgcaaactcagcagcaacaagtgctttaagctgatactgtgatactgtcaaaggaggtacagggctctcaaaatttcaaaatccctggtagcccttcgggcagggactcttcagtttttggtagccaaaaataaatgtaagtagcccgaataaaaaagagagcaatttttttgattgatgttttgtttcctgttttgtttcctttacaatattatacattaaagtataatattgtaaaggaaacaaaacattaatcaaaaaattgttgaaaaacaaattacaacattgtataaaaattacaatcatcaactcaaatacttggttctaattgaacagaaatttctatgaacttgtaagaactgtgtaggacatgaatcagtctgtgtcagatcctgaatttgaaatttccgctgaagtcacgggtaagagacagtggaaccaagatctaggccatttgctttttgaagtttgcaaagactgctaaattttgccagtggtagttcactctttgcaacatagtacgctgttctaaacagatttttcaggtttatttttagtatgttatttgcaattggtgtttgttctgggaaagatattgcagactgagcaataatgcatttcttgcatttctcatgggttctaatgggggcctttcttaaaatgactggtcccagtaacaaaggcgcttgtcgactcagaaatcgagagaaaaccaacaacacacccggcagaacattatgttatttacacgggtgcacataagtggtccgcatgtgcgcattcgctgtcaaaataaaagactcgcaccagataagaagttgcaacgcgcgtttgcgtatctgattgaggaatcactcatctttggaaaagagagtttattacagagaaatggctctttccaaaataaaagctatactatacgcttcttctgggctatattctcagcagcatattgtagcgggtcagggctgttcggggttctgtttgtacagttatgttttgtttatgttgccatagtgacgggtgacgccctctcgctgcgacggtgtgtccttccggggtcagagggcgccctgtgtgttgttgttgttgttgctgtgcggttgccgcgctgagcagttagctagcggcagtgttcttctgcagatgtcaataaacggctgtgctccctggctagctcacgggaagcaagaccaaacgacacctccgtctcctcgttgtctgagctcgccacattggtgtcagaagtgggatgatggtggcaccccatgttctgacccgagtgacttggtgcgccaaaagaaggcacctggacttttgcaaagtgaaagcaaaaaacaagcgcaaattcaaacgcgatttcaatatgtcacatattgacagtggctcaccgatgccaatgacataattacccagctacatttccgaaagaatgcaaaagcattgacatatattttttccttcctatgatagcccgacgggcagggctgagatagattttggtagcccgactggaaaaatcgctagccccgggacgtcgggctagcgattttgcgagccctgaggtaacacctcaaatccgatgaaacacctggcaacgcatagcgttttttttttaaagccgagaaatgcaccgtatttgatagcttgctgcgagacctcacacatctactgcgggtgggttgcctgttatcggacccggagttagcaacatcccccaaaaacccaaagaggagagtcctggcccctagccctgccagtgtagcagaaatgatgacggatggtgatggcagcagcagccgttcttctctgcgtgagtagcttaatgttgttcgtgtgtaatttacgttgagtaggctaaccacgttattacattaatgcatgtaaggtgaactagcaaacaccgtagtagttacatgcggctgtcttcttttttgatggcagatactcccgtcaccctggccaaaaaggctaaaatgaccaaagaaaaagtggaaaacagctaaacatgagaggtttttggacaaggtttgtgttttttccattgtttaagcactgcttccagccaagagtgataccatatatgccccatacctgcagaaaaggctaacattattatctttttacaaacagctgaacatgagaggtttttggaccaattttgtgttctccattctttaagcaccggtttgagcaccgtttaagcaccggcactgtttcaaaagtaccggtttggtactggtatcggataaaacctaaacgatacccatccctattggTAGCTTTACAAAAGAGGCAATTTGTTACCTCTTTGATAATCTTGAGAAGAGTTGGCAGTTCCCTGGTAGAGATGGTAAGGCAGGAgtctgtgcagtgtgtcctcaaATGAGCAGAAAGGGGCACTGTAGTTTGGGTGAAGCACTGAACCCTGATGTTTCCTTAGCTGTTCTAGCATCCTGCAGTGAAGTGTGTAAAATTAATACTGTTCACAAATATGGCTTTTAAGAATCAATTAAAAGAAGCCCTGGAAAATTACCATGGAACATACCTGGCTTCTTTACTGGGCTCTGCGCTGAAAGGCATTTTCATTATTGTTGTTGTCTGTAACAGgaacaaacaaatataaagtGTAAGGGTTAAAACCCTTCATACTAAAACTTAAATACCAGAGGCAGTACAAACATGTAGCAACGCTCATTTACCTGAGCTTGTATTGAAGCTGGGGGCTGTGGAGCAGGCATTTGAGTCAGACTAGCTCCCAACACCTGTATCTGCATGCCACCTTTCCCCAGAGTCACCCCTCCAACAGAGCTTATCACTCCTGGCTTTGGCTGAACCTGAGAAAGGAAAACAAGAGGGaaatttaaaagcagaaagtgACAAAACATACAAAAGGAATGTATTGGGAAAATACTATCcctgttaaattttatattcaCTGACAAAGGTGTTAGAGTAGCACAAAATAACGCCAGGCAAATACCACACATATGTTCTTACTGGGAATTGGGTTATATTACATACCTGTGCAGGCTGGGTAAGGCTGGCAGGAGTGACAGTCTGATTCACCATTGCTCCAGCTTGCCCTTGGGCTCCTGAGAATACCTGTAAGTCACTTGATGCTagcaataaagaataaagataaTTACAAAAAGAAACACTTCAACGTCTGTTTTGCATCACTGACAATAATTAATGTCTAACCTGTAGGAGTTTTGACAAGCACTGATGTCGGCTGCAGCATTGAGGGTAGCTGAGCAGGTGTACCAGTGCTGGCTGATGATGATGCAATCACCACTTTATCAAGAGGCACATCTTGCTGGGAACTAAACTGAGTGGTGATTTGAGGCTGAGGCTGAGTAGGCTGCTTAGCTTGTAGCATGATGTTCTGCTGGACCTGGAAATACCATCAGGACAGATATATTTGTACCTACATTCAAAATATTTTGGAGCATGCTTAGGCTCCTAATTTAGTTATGCTGATATTGTACTGGTAGGTTTATTGGTAATGTTCACAATGTATTTAACCCaactgataacagaaaaaaaaatcataaatggAACTAAACTGAACAAAAGGAAAATAACAACTAAGTATATATACAGAAATCGCATATATTATTTTTCCACGACAATACAAACTGTACTAGTGAAAGCAACTTAGCATGCTGCTGAACCTCAGAAAAAAGAATAAgtcaaaaatacacacagtgaTTTTACAGTCAAGATCCCTAATTGTATGCTAATTACGTTACAAGTTTTCAGTAAGAAGAAATGTGTAACATTGTAATGATACCTGGTGAAGCCTTTCCAGCAGCTGTTTCTGCTTAGGTGAGGGTTGAGAGATGGCTGAAAGAGTCTGAATTTGTGCTCCTACTAACTGCAGATTATGTTGCTGATCTGATGTCAGGCCCTGGATGGGAACATGAGTTTTAACCACAGTGGTGGCACAAGCGCTGACAGGAGCTGCAGTGAACTGATGTTGTGCAGGTGGAGGCTTCGGTGACTGTGACATAGGAGGCATGTCTTGTTGGTAAGGGGCAGACTGAGAGGCCGGCTGAGGCTGAAGTTGAACttgaatgtgtgtctgttgggGTGGCGTTTGCTGTGGCTGGCCCTGTAGAGCTGGTTTGGGGGACTCTGCAATTTGGTTATGGACAATAAAGAGTGGAGGGTGAGATGAGGGTGTGCATGAGCGAGAAGGAGTTTGCGACTGTGGCTGAGGCTGAGAGGGAGGGCGTGACTGCTGTTGGTGGTGTGGTGACTGGATCTGCTGGCTCAGAGTAAGAGGAGACTGGGAAGGCTGGGGACTTTCTGCCACTGGTGGTGCTGTGGCAGGTGGACAAGGAGACATTCTATGGATCTTCAGAGGCTGCTGATGTCCACTGGAGGGTACCTGAAGAAGTGGAATCAAAATACAGTATGCTTATCTGATTCAAGGGAGCAAACAGTTTAAGGAAGAATGAAATCAGGATATTAAgcacataaaaaaagaagaaaaatcacatACAAAAAGTCTAGAGCGAATAAGTGTCCAGCACACAATCTGAGATTTGACACAAAGTAGGGTTGGGCGATATGGCTTTTCACGTTTTTGACATCAATATTTATTATGATGTACTATATGTATGCATCATAATACTGAGTTTAATACTTACACCTAGGTTAAAAATCCTAATTGCAAATATCATAATACACTCACacactttaaaatgaaaaaaagaaacaatcaaATAAACTAATAGATAATAATACAGATTTATCACCCAATCCcgacatacacaaacacaagtaaataacgaccaaacaaacacaaaagcaaagtGTTAGAATTAAAAACTAATagattttaaagtaaaagtagTAGAAGCTCACAGATTTTATTTCTAGCATTTACACATAAGAAGAGGGCAATGATTATTTAGCgagccaaaaagaaaaactgtagaCAAAAGCAAGAAATCAAGATCTGTGGGTCTGTGGTGGTAAATTAGGAGGTGATCTGCAGACTTGAGGGACGAGGGATAGGTGAACATGTCATTTTGGTTTTGGGGGGGCTCATTACCCTGGTCACACTAGGGGACAGAGGGGTGAGAGGTGGAAGATAGTGTGGAGTGAATCAATTCATCAGTCCTTAATCAGTAATGCAGCAGATGAAGATGAGTTCATTTACTGTGACTAAGCAGTGTTAGTGAAGAGATTATTCTAGCCTTGCTGCTGTAGGCAGAAATCCAGAAAAGGCCAAAAAAGATTAGATCTCGTATATTTCAGCATGCTAAAATATATAGTCCAATTATACCATAACTTTTGCCCATTTCAGCTTTGAGTCAAGGATGTTAGAACTGATTAAGAAtatcaaatgaattaaaaaaaagaaaaagatattcCTTTGAATATTGTTTGCCAGTCCTAAATTCAGAGTAGTTAGCACGCAATAGGTATGGACAACTGGAATGATCATGCCTTTGCATGTAATTAAGCAACGTAAGAAACACACAGAAGCCGCAAGCCAACAATCATATTTGTTCTTTGGAAATGCAGAGCAAGGGTGAGCGCCATAGAAGCAATGACCAATGCAGAAGAGAGGTACAGAATAGTAAGGAGAAAAGATAAGATATCCTAACATTGTtgtggaggcagcagcagcaacaaggGGGTGGGGCTCAACATAAAGGGGCATTTCTACCTGCTTTACCATAGGGGAAGGGCTGTGGCTCTGGCCCACCCAAGAGTCAGTTAATTGGCTGTCATGGACAGCAGGGGCCGGAGTAGTGATGCTGTTGCTGCTGACGATTACAGATGCAGGTACGCCCACAGAGGGGGTTGACTCATTCTCTGTTTGGTGGTGCTGCTCCTGATTGGAGTACATTTACCATTTCAGGatgagggagggaaggaaggaggaAGGGGATTGGAGGGAAGGGGGAGTAAAATAGTAAACCAAAGAGGTCAAACCAAGATATCACTCCATGCATGTTATTCATCTTTTTAGACAATGTTAACTGAACACAAGGTAAGCAAAAGTTTTAAGTTTGAACACTGACCTGTTGAAGAAACATTTGCAGAGACTCTTGGCTCAGGATCATGCTGGGGCCCTGGTTGGTGAACAGTAACCTCCCTGGACTTTGCTGAGCCTGAGGGGGGACCAGCCCCACTGCTGTGACAGAGGAAGAGGTGGAAACTGACATGGACGGAGAGGAGGAAGATGCAGTGGTAACCGTGGACACAGTAGAAGCCGGCTGCATGGCAAGGATAGATGGCTGTGGTACAAGCTGCTGAGTGGGATGAGTAGCCTGGTCTGTGGAGCTTCCCAGCACAGTTACACACTCTCCAGGCTGTCCTTGAGCCATAGTTGCTGCTACTGTGCTGCTAGGGACTCCACCTGGCTGAGGCTGCAAGGCTGGCTGAAGGCTGACAGCGGGGCTCAGTCCTTCCACCTGGCTCAGCATGGTCAGGGGGTTCTGAATTGGCATGCCCTGTATGACTGTCTGGGCATGACCTGAGACAGTCTGGGTCTGTGTCTGATTTTGGCTCTGAGCCAATGTGACAGGCATCTGAAAGAGGGTAGGCGTGCCCATCTGGCCAGGCTGGAGCTGAATGGGTGCAGAGAGGATGTGGGCTGCCCCAGGATGGCTCTGCGACGTCAACACCTGACCCAAGTTGATATTCTGGTTTGCAGTTAAAATCTGGTTTGCAATGATTTGTCCACCAGGACCCTGGCTTGTGATGATGTGGCCCCCGGGGTGCTGGGTCAGGATCTGCCCACCTGCTTGCAGCTGTGGCAAGAGAAACTGGTGGTTCTGACCTTGCAGAACTGTCTGAGAAGGAATAACAATGCTGCTAGATTGGTTTAACAAGTGTACACTCAGGGGCTTGCCAGATGGTTGTGCTGCTTGTGGCTTGAAGAGGGTTTGCTGAAACTGAGCGCCTTGAGTTGTGGCTTGAGTACTCAGGACAACATTGGAGCCTGGCTTTCCTGTCAGGAAGGCTACATTCTGAGCAGCAGAAACTGGAAGTTGCTGCAGCCCTAGGGCCTTGTGGGCATCATTTTGCAAGACTTGGGGTGCTGGCtgtggctgctgctgttgttgtttgaaGAGTTTCGGTTGGATGGCTCCCCCCTGAGGGGGTTTAGGCTGAATAGGTGGTGGTGTGCGCTGGATGATCACGTTCTGCATGATTTGGCCTTGAGGTTGTGTCTGGGATCCTATTCCTGAACTTAGAAGGGTGTTGCCAAAACCCACAAGCCCAGCAGGAGCAGTCATTGTACcaccactgctgctgtttgtgctgctgACACAAACAGCCGGTCCATTTAAAGCTGGGGATCCGAGAGTAGCTTTATTACTTTGGATCAGAAGTCCACCTCCTGAGCCTCCAAGCCCTGGCTGAGGACCAGCACCTGATACCTCTGGCCCAGACTGGTGCAACTGGTAACCACTCATGGCTTTAGCCAGGATTGGCTGGCCAGACTGATTGATAGTCATGACGGTAGGCTGACCCACAACCTGAATCTGTCCAATACCCAAATGTCCAGATTGACTCCCATTAGAAAGAGCCTGAAGACTTGAAATGGGTTGAAGCGTCACATTTCCTAGGCCCACTTGCTGCATAAATGGCTGAACACTGATTGCCTTGTTCATGACCTGGGATTGGAGTTGAAGGCCCTGTTGAGCAAGGACTGACCCTAGCATGTCAGTTGTGGCGTTGGGGGGAGTAGCAGTGGTGCTCGTGGCTGACCCGGGAAAAATTGTTGCTGCTCCCCCAACACCAATGCCTACACCAACAGCACTGTTTCCAGCCCCAGCAAGGCTGGCATCAGGCAGTGTCTGAACCACCTGTGTAAGGCCTGGAATTCCAAAGGAGCCCAGGTCCAGCTCAGCTTCTGCCTCCTGTAAGCTTTGCTCTGTGATGTTGGCTTCAGCCAAACTTTGCTGCAAGATGTCACATGGCTCATGATTTGTCCCAATGCCATTGCTCCCACCTTCTCCACCTGGGGACCCTCCCAAGATGTCATCATCCTCCAAGAAGTCCAAGTCAACACTGACTCTAGGAAGGCCTGTTGACTCATTGGCCGACAGCTGGGCTGTAGGCTGGACCTCTGGAACGTGGCCCTTCAAGGAACGGAGGAAAACGAAGAGGAAATAAGTGAAATCAGGTAACACGTAAATTTTTATCACTAGATATGATGGTAAGGGGTGGAAATGAACAAAgtaatgcaaatataaaaaccccacaaaaataTCTTGTCAGAATGCAGCAAAACAAAGCCTGTCAAGTGTAGATTTGTTAGTAGATGGGAGAGGAGTAATAGGTGAAGCATGCGACATATATAAATAGAAAACAGAAGGAAGAGCATTGGGGGATTTTACTCACCCCAGTGGCAGAGAAGAATGAGCTGGAGGGGTCACTTGAACCATCCAAAAGGTCGTCAGTGTCCAACTACAGACACACCCACAAAGGATAGGAAAGATGGAAACCAAAGGCACCCAAACCAGCAGGCAAAAGTCACCAGGACAGATAAATATACAAACCATCAGCCAGGGGAAGGGCAAGGAAAGGACAGAATACAGTCCAGGAAACCCAGATTGTAAAAGAACCAGTAAAAGGATAAGtgacaaaaatgcaaaatgataGGTGTAATACAGAGTTGGGAAGCGTTAGTATTATCGTTTCTCATTTTGTGAATATGCCAAATAAAAAGGGAAGGGAGGCTGGAACTACAAATAGTGCAAatcaaaagcaaagaaaaccattaaGCAGATACAGCAATAAGAAAATTACATGAAAGCAGTGAGGGAAGCAGGTTTCAGAGTGCATTAACGTGTAATCTAAAGTGACTTAAGTACAGAGTCACACTTCACTAACTGATGCCAGCACTAACAAAAATATGCATAATTATGACTCCTCATCACATCAATTACAAActcactttttgtaaatagaaatcataaacttaaaaaaaaaaaaaaggagacatctttctttcttttctttttaaaaaaaaaaaaaacccctccccCACTCATACTCACATGGGTCTCAGATCCATGAAGAAAGTCATTGAGAGCTTCTGGGTCACTGCAAGAGAAAACAAAGTGAATCTTCACAGTACAAGGGAAGAAATGGCTGACCAGTTTGTGATGAGATTTAGCCGATTTTCATCGAGTCATCATTAACTTACCAAATTACATCTAGAAGGCACCTGCCGTCTTCATCATCCATGACAACTGTTAAAGATGAGAAATTGTTTTTATGACAACTTGATTTATTTCATTGTCAGTGCacgctttaattattattattattttgatagGGCAGTAGGGAGCAATGCAAAAGAACAGTGAGAGTGAGGGGAATGATACACAAGAAATGTCCAGAGTGGACTCGAACCCAGCCATTTTTGTCTCCATGtttactagggctgccacgattagtcgactagtcacgattatgtcgactattaaaatcgtcgacgactaatttaatagtcgacgcatcgtttgaagctttgtaagatcacaaaggacgcaggaatgagtagtaggatttaagagtgtaataacggactgaaacagaagatggcagcactgcatgtacaaggatgccagctgccgttaaaccccgaagaagaagaagctgtgtcccagaattcatagcgcagcccagcgcagttgtcaacagctagttagttttaactttactcttattattctttctgggtcacaaaataaacgtttaacatattttcaggcgagaatgtagctgtgtaaacctcaaatatctgctcagtttatcaagacaccacatattttcaaaagcgctccgacgttttcggagacgtctgttacccactagctcgtcagctaggcgggggcaaggctaactagagccgtgagaacaccggactcccggcaaatcgttttcaaacccaccgccgtcttttgctagtcaggttaaacatatatataagtcacttagataacttaaaaatgttattgtttggctttctttagtattttatttgttcctgagtaaatcggtttggctgagattaaagttatagtttttgcacagctaaaactgtcaagcagacagctgattatcagaagtgtgagacgctggagaatatactccggtgtcctgttatattttagaaagcaaggagtttattaaacttcaccgaaacaatctgcaaatttcattaaaaattaataaactaccatcttgtctttatttttagttagcacaaacacttcaagctgtaagctaatgatagttatataagaccagatgctgctggtgcaataagctgtacgctgtacgtccaatggatgatgatctgattagtcgactaatcgcaaaaataatcggtgactagtcgactatcaaaataatcgtttgtggcagccctaatgttTACACAGAAGCTGATTTATGGCTTGCCACACTTGATAGTGAACTACAGAACAGTGATGTTTTTCAAGTCCTATGCTTCTTCAGCATGACAGGAATTAATTTCATatgattatttaatattactaaTCCTTTGAAGTAACaaatttttgttaattttttttgtaaagcactGCAAAGTAGcaataaaacatattttcagcACTGCTTGTCATCATGAGAAAACGTCAAAATTATTCTATTGGTGCAAATATCATAATCACTATTACTTTGTTCctaattaacttaaaaaaataatgaaataatataTTTGTTGCTCCCCGTTGGACTCCTGGTTATCAGTCGGTTTCCAAACAGATTAATTTGTTTTGCTTGTTAACCAAATTTAAACTGTCACAGCATCTGGGGGCGTAACTTGGGGTTTTTAGTGAGAGGCAAATAAACACCACTGTAAAGAAAACAAGTACACTGGATTAAAAAACGAAAGGCAAAATTAGCGTactgctgcaaaaagaaactaaagaaaaaaagaaagcaaaaatattTCTGTTACCTCATTTATCTTGTTTTCATAACTGTTGGAGTCATAATTGTAATTGAACATAGATTTGAGTTAGCTGCTCACTCCTTAGAAGAACTACAAAAAGAAACCACAGATCTTAATATTATGTTCTCAGATCGTTAGTTTAGACAAAGAGGGGGTTCAAACTATATTCAGTTAATGAGCCACATACAACTGAATTTGATCTCTAGTGAGCCACACCAGTAAAACAATTCCACAATAAGATACGTTCCTTTTAATTTATCAGAGTACAactaaacatttaacatttaattaCCTATCGATGTGCAACACTGATGAAGAACAGCCTATACTAGCTTACAGTATCTCTCTAAAAGCACAAAaccttctaattctgtttttaaacTGAACTAATGTATTATTTTACTCTTTATGACTAAAAATTTGTCAAGATACAGAAATACTTTCAATTCCAACATAGTTTAGGGTATGGATTAAGCTGTAATGTAAAAATGTCATAACTCTACCAGGTCtagaaatgcattttattgaAAAATCACAAGCATTAAAAATCTAAACATTTTTCTTGCTTCCAAAGCTATCCAGTAAGCTGGACTAACCATCATGGTCATTTGGCATCCAAAAAGACTAAGTTATATTTAAAcactcagttcagttcatttttatttcaaacatatacATTCACCAACATTTCATAAAATCTTTCCATGTAGTTGTTTGAAAAGTAGGCAGAAGTATATACTTATTTAGCCCTACCCCCTCAGGtttacatcatcatcatctaaaTTTGAACAACAAAAAACGTATACAATGCCTTCAACTTAGAACATAACatcacaaaaatatattttctcatGTTCAACTAAAACTATATTTAGATTTGCTAATttgcagaagaaaataaacatcagtTTAACTGCTGTCTTGGGTTAATtgcattttcttcattcttatacttatttaaaatttcttttttgagttttattttaaactggtttATATCACTACTgacctttatttcttcttttaattCATTCCAGAATTTAACTCCCGCTATTGAAATAGACATCCTTTTCAATGTTGTTCTTACtctttgtaattttaaattccaCTTCCCTCTAAAATTGTACCTCCCTTCTCTTTCTAAGAACCATTTACTTATTTCGATTGGGAGCATCCCTTTCCTTGCCTTATATATTATTTGCACTGT containing:
- the bicra gene encoding BRD4-interacting chromatin-remodeling complex-associated protein isoform X3; amino-acid sequence: MDDEDGRCLLDVICDPEALNDFLHGSETHLDTDDLLDGSSDPSSSFFSATGGHVPEVQPTAQLSANESTGLPRVSVDLDFLEDDDILGGSPGGEGGSNGIGTNHEPCDILQQSLAEANITEQSLQEAEAELDLGSFGIPGLTQVVQTLPDASLAGAGNSAVGVGIGVGGAATIFPGSATSTTATPPNATTDMLGSVLAQQGLQLQSQVMNKAISVQPFMQQVGLGNVTLQPISSLQALSNGSQSGHLGIGQIQVVGQPTVMTINQSGQPILAKAMSGYQLHQSGPEVSGAGPQPGLGGSGGGLLIQSNKATLGSPALNGPAVCVSSTNSSSGGTMTAPAGLVGFGNTLLSSGIGSQTQPQGQIMQNVIIQRTPPPIQPKPPQGGAIQPKLFKQQQQQPQPAPQVLQNDAHKALGLQQLPVSAAQNVAFLTGKPGSNVVLSTQATTQGAQFQQTLFKPQAAQPSGKPLSVHLLNQSSSIVIPSQTVLQGQNHQFLLPQLQAGGQILTQHPGGHIITSQGPGGQIIANQILTANQNINLGQVLTSQSHPGAAHILSAPIQLQPGQMGTPTLFQMPVTLAQSQNQTQTQTVSGHAQTVIQGMPIQNPLTMLSQVEGLSPAVSLQPALQPQPGGVPSSTVAATMAQGQPGECVTVLGSSTDQATHPTQQLVPQPSILAMQPASTVSTVTTASSSSPSMSVSTSSSVTAVGLVPPQAQQSPGRLLFTNQGPSMILSQESLQMFLQQEQHHQTENESTPSVGVPASVIVSSNSITTPAPAVHDSQLTDSWVGQSHSPSPMVPSSGHQQPLKIHRMSPCPPATAPPVAESPQPSQSPLTLSQQIQSPHHQQQSRPPSQPQPQSQTPSRSCTPSSHPPLFIVHNQIAESPKPALQGQPQQTPPQQTHIQVQLQPQPASQSAPYQQDMPPMSQSPKPPPAQHQFTAAPVSACATTVVKTHVPIQGLTSDQQHNLQLVGAQIQTLSAISQPSPKQKQLLERLHQVQQNIMLQAKQPTQPQPQITTQFSSQQDVPLDKVVIASSSASTGTPAQLPSMLQPTSVLVKTPTASSDLQVFSGAQGQAGAMVNQTVTPASLTQPAQVQPKPGVISSVGGVTLGKGGMQIQVLGASLTQMPAPQPPASIQAQTTTIMKMPFSAEPSKEARMLEQLRKHQGSVLHPNYSAPFCSFEDTLHRLLPYHLYQGTANSSQDYQRVDDEFEKVSSQLLKRTQAMLDKYRYLLFAESKQRLGPSAEMVMIDRMFIQEEKVALNQDKILAKERPEEFVANVRMLESVSSQQKLSSAEPTPVSGGVSAAVPAPAPAVAVAAAPAPAAIPSPVPIIAPNPPPAPTPVSAPASSPVSVPSAAPSLSPFPPTKLVIKQGGGSASVSWSSSCPPPPAPPVKPVAEPTSQISTVRTPASSSSFSSSTSNSQAADDDDALPQRTSKPPIKTYEARRRIGLKLKIKQDQTGFSKVVHNTALDPVHTPQPQLSSQSMSQTQPQSEAAVSQAKVHPLSTPSATVIRTQSPVCTTSSGLSVTISTSQCNPSLRGSVPPISASSSSTSSSHNWSSSTSSSSIQMNGTLDHHDTGGVKHNPASTATSSQTTCRLPLRKTYRENISPRVRPGVPGGGDENLSYPRTTPSPPRHEASNPPSERTVIASVKVEKRDREALLTHTDSSHETGRLGSAVQGLDEMDVFSRGIKTTQHHHLPQPLDREGAKEKGEEHTDQETDVSKYKRLSGKNRHKAGGTFRMDQHAPGPPSPESSFTRDSLLPAKRCKSDSPDMDNASFSSGSPPDDSLNEHLQCAIDSILNLQQEPSTRGHHIKGGNSRPHQHQSQRPGGSAPSSHRPSVPSSSSASSSSSLAQHPQVGGHGHNGSLVPQTQSR